In Desulfosediminicola ganghwensis, a single window of DNA contains:
- a CDS encoding LacI family DNA-binding transcriptional regulator, with the protein MHRRHVTINDLAKKLGLSPSTVSRALRNHPDISKETKQRVLAMATKTDYQPNLIAQSLQNRRSNNIGVVVPEIRNTFFSTVISGIEEVAYEAGYTIMVCQSADTVAREVLNIRALAANRVAGMLVSISQETTSYDHLELVVRQGIPLVLFDRVAEDLKVSRVIVDDYKGAYEAVQHLVERGRKRIAHIGGTRSMYVSRARREGYEAALRDNGLQVSDDYILYAGYHEEDGRRAAERLMSLPEPPDAIFTINDPVAIGAFVYLDEVGVKIPDDVALVGFSNNPNTALVRPKLTTVNQPAFEIGRRAAELLLKNLTSESAPATETIVLPTTLVVREST; encoded by the coding sequence ATGCATAGGCGCCATGTGACCATAAATGATCTGGCAAAAAAGCTGGGCTTGTCACCGTCGACGGTGTCGCGGGCTTTACGCAATCATCCGGACATAAGCAAAGAGACCAAGCAGCGGGTACTGGCCATGGCGACCAAAACCGACTATCAACCAAATCTGATCGCCCAGAGTTTGCAGAATCGCCGCTCCAATAATATCGGTGTGGTGGTTCCGGAAATTCGCAACACATTTTTCTCCACGGTCATCAGTGGCATAGAAGAGGTGGCCTATGAGGCTGGTTACACCATTATGGTCTGTCAGTCTGCAGATACTGTTGCCCGCGAGGTACTGAATATCAGGGCACTGGCTGCAAACCGGGTTGCTGGCATGCTGGTTTCCATCTCTCAGGAGACCACCAGTTACGACCATCTGGAGCTGGTGGTGCGGCAGGGAATCCCTCTGGTACTCTTTGACCGGGTGGCTGAAGATCTCAAGGTGAGCAGGGTCATCGTCGATGACTACAAGGGTGCCTATGAGGCCGTGCAGCATTTGGTGGAACGTGGTAGAAAACGAATTGCGCATATAGGTGGTACCAGGTCCATGTATGTTTCCCGAGCCAGACGGGAGGGTTATGAAGCCGCGCTTCGGGACAATGGACTGCAGGTGTCGGACGACTATATACTTTATGCAGGCTATCATGAAGAGGATGGCCGCAGAGCCGCCGAGAGGCTGATGAGTTTACCGGAACCACCGGATGCGATCTTCACAATCAATGACCCGGTGGCGATCGGGGCTTTTGTATACCTCGATGAGGTCGGGGTGAAGATCCCTGATGATGTTGCTTTGGTGGGATTTTCCAATAATCCGAATACCGCTCTGGTACGACCGAAGCTGACCACCGTCAATCAGCCGGCGTTTGAAATTGGCAGAAGAGCTGCGGAATTGCTGTTGAAGAATCTCACTTCCGAATCCGCTCCTGCAACAGAAACCATAGTCTTACCAACCACTCTGGTGGTGAGAGAATCTACATGA
- a CDS encoding acyltransferase — translation MIDDECVIDARGNEAEIVIDDDVLISGATVIRARNGVIRIGRGCSLGRNCIFGSEKKLIVGDEVLFGAFSYVVAAGFHRFDNPALSIIAQGHRANQGVEIGKGSWLGTRTTVFDGCNVGSGAVVGAHALVTKDIPAMAIAYGCPAKVTGARPGKTEDDSGEAGK, via the coding sequence ATGATTGATGACGAATGTGTTATCGATGCCCGTGGGAATGAGGCGGAAATTGTTATTGATGATGACGTATTGATTTCCGGGGCGACAGTTATTCGGGCAAGGAATGGTGTTATTAGAATTGGGAGAGGTTGCTCACTTGGCAGAAACTGTATTTTTGGTTCAGAAAAAAAACTGATTGTCGGCGACGAGGTGCTCTTTGGGGCTTTCAGTTATGTGGTTGCTGCAGGTTTTCATAGGTTTGATAATCCAGCGCTCAGCATAATAGCCCAAGGACACAGGGCGAACCAAGGGGTGGAAATTGGCAAAGGCTCCTGGCTGGGAACCAGAACGACAGTCTTTGATGGCTGTAATGTTGGTTCTGGCGCAGTGGTGGGGGCACATGCCTTGGTTACCAAGGATATACCTGCAATGGCTATCGCCTATGGTTGCCCTGCCAAGGTGACAGGTGCGCGACCAGGGAAAACAGAAGATGATTCGGGGGAAGCTGGAAAATAG
- a CDS encoding ABC transporter substrate-binding protein encodes MLLAVSPVVQAKELSGDLEIFSWWAGDEGPALQALIDKYNEENPGVKVINATVTGGSGVNAKAVLKTRMLGGEPPDSFQVHAGQELIGTWVEADRMEDLTPLFKEQGWMDVFPEGLIKNIGTKDGIWSVPVNIHRSNVIWYSPEKLQEWGVQPPATWDEFFAVAPELQEKGIVPLALAQNWTANHLWESVALASMGPEKWDALWAGELAFDSAEGVAAWELFGKVLEYTNKDASSLSWQQATDMVVDGRAAFNVMGDWAAGYMSTTKKLVPGSGFGWAASPGTTGEFMFLADSFGLPKGVKNRDNAMAWLAILGSREGSDAFNPLKGSISARKDSELGLYNNYGKSAAVDFSKNIIVGSLAHGVTANEGFMNDFASVMEMFLKSRNAETAAKAAQQIAVKNGISK; translated from the coding sequence ATGCTGCTCGCTGTTTCCCCCGTAGTACAGGCCAAGGAACTTAGCGGTGATCTGGAGATTTTTTCCTGGTGGGCTGGCGATGAGGGTCCTGCTCTGCAGGCGTTGATCGATAAGTACAACGAGGAAAACCCAGGTGTAAAAGTCATCAACGCGACTGTGACCGGTGGCTCTGGTGTGAACGCCAAGGCGGTATTGAAAACCCGCATGCTTGGTGGCGAGCCGCCAGACAGCTTTCAGGTACACGCAGGTCAGGAGCTTATCGGCACCTGGGTTGAGGCTGATCGCATGGAGGACCTTACCCCTCTGTTTAAAGAGCAGGGTTGGATGGATGTTTTTCCTGAAGGCCTGATCAAAAATATCGGAACCAAAGATGGTATCTGGTCGGTTCCGGTAAATATCCATCGTTCCAACGTTATCTGGTATTCCCCAGAGAAGCTGCAGGAGTGGGGCGTTCAGCCACCTGCTACCTGGGATGAGTTCTTTGCTGTAGCTCCTGAACTTCAGGAGAAAGGTATCGTTCCTCTGGCATTGGCCCAGAACTGGACCGCCAACCATCTCTGGGAGTCTGTTGCGCTTGCTTCCATGGGACCGGAAAAATGGGATGCTCTCTGGGCTGGTGAGCTTGCATTTGACAGCGCCGAGGGTGTAGCTGCCTGGGAACTGTTCGGTAAAGTTCTTGAGTATACCAACAAGGATGCCTCTTCTCTCAGCTGGCAGCAGGCCACCGATATGGTTGTGGACGGCCGTGCGGCCTTTAACGTCATGGGCGACTGGGCTGCCGGTTACATGAGTACCACCAAAAAACTTGTTCCTGGCAGCGGTTTCGGTTGGGCTGCTTCTCCTGGTACCACCGGTGAGTTCATGTTCCTCGCTGACTCTTTCGGTCTGCCGAAAGGTGTGAAGAATCGTGATAACGCTATGGCCTGGCTGGCAATCCTCGGCAGCCGTGAGGGCAGTGATGCCTTTAACCCGCTGAAGGGCTCCATCTCTGCCCGTAAAGACAGTGAGCTCGGTCTCTACAACAACTACGGCAAGTCCGCAGCTGTTGATTTCAGCAAAAACATAATTGTTGGTTCCCTGGCCCACGGCGTTACCGCTAATGAGGGCTTCATGAACGATTTTGCTTCAGTTATGGAGATGTTTCTTAAGAGCCGCAATGCAGAAACAGCAGCAAAAGCAGCGCAGCAGATTGCGGTGAAGAACGGCATCAGCAAATAA
- a CDS encoding carbohydrate ABC transporter permease, which produces MRNQDRVKAFLTLLPSIVLIAIFVYGFIGNTFWLSMTDWGGVGALAENPVKNIIGFGNYVELFTGFLGGGFRQDLVNAVFYSVMLLAGAIGIGLILAMLLDNKPKGEAFFRTVFLYPMSLSFIVTGTIWRWMLAPQGGVNILPTYAGFEPLQYSWLSSSTTVLTFDWQNLLQVAIYLVAAVLIIWGFLTIRSSQRRALWLLVPGVVAGAGAWIWGDLLPKTLFMEEMHGFNTATIGIIMATIWQYSGYTMALYLAGFTGISQDLRDAAMLDGATTAGYYRHIALPLVKPITISAVIILSHISLKMFDLIFAMTGPDNAETGHPALNMYLTTFRANDFAKGAAIAIILFLIAATFIIPYMVSSYKQRRTR; this is translated from the coding sequence ATGCGTAACCAAGACAGGGTCAAGGCTTTCCTGACACTTCTGCCGTCGATCGTTTTGATAGCGATCTTTGTTTATGGCTTTATCGGCAACACCTTCTGGCTGTCGATGACAGACTGGGGCGGGGTGGGAGCACTGGCCGAGAATCCGGTGAAAAATATTATCGGATTCGGTAATTATGTGGAGCTCTTTACTGGTTTCTTAGGCGGCGGTTTCCGTCAGGATCTGGTTAATGCGGTATTTTATTCGGTGATGCTGCTGGCGGGAGCCATAGGTATAGGGCTGATACTTGCCATGCTTCTCGATAACAAGCCGAAAGGGGAGGCGTTTTTCCGTACCGTCTTCCTCTACCCGATGTCTCTCTCCTTCATCGTAACCGGTACCATCTGGCGCTGGATGCTGGCACCCCAGGGTGGTGTCAATATTTTGCCTACCTATGCCGGGTTTGAGCCATTGCAATATTCCTGGCTTTCGAGTTCAACCACGGTTCTTACCTTTGATTGGCAGAACCTGTTACAGGTGGCCATTTACCTTGTCGCAGCTGTTCTGATAATCTGGGGATTTTTAACGATTCGTTCCAGCCAGCGTCGGGCTCTGTGGCTTTTGGTACCGGGTGTTGTGGCCGGGGCTGGAGCCTGGATCTGGGGTGATTTGTTGCCAAAAACGCTCTTTATGGAGGAGATGCACGGTTTCAATACCGCCACCATCGGTATCATCATGGCCACTATCTGGCAGTATTCCGGTTATACCATGGCCCTCTATTTGGCCGGATTCACCGGCATCTCGCAGGATTTGCGCGATGCGGCAATGCTCGATGGAGCGACTACGGCCGGATACTATCGTCATATCGCCTTACCTCTGGTAAAACCCATCACTATCAGCGCGGTAATTATCCTGTCTCATATCTCACTGAAGATGTTTGATCTGATATTTGCCATGACCGGTCCGGACAACGCAGAGACCGGCCACCCGGCGCTCAACATGTATTTGACAACCTTCCGTGCCAACGATTTTGCCAAGGGTGCTGCCATCGCAATTATTCTGTTTCTTATCGCGGCAACTTTTATTATTCCTTACATGGTCAGCAGTTATAAGCAGAGGAGAACGAGATAA
- a CDS encoding D-lyxose/D-mannose family sugar isomerase: MKRSEINRSILDAIALFESMQFKLPPFALWSPEQWQQVGEEAREILDNGLGWDVTDYGKGDFSNTGLLLFTIRNGNYGNRETYPKGYAEKIMVVQENQMTPWHFHWNKREDIINRGGGDLVVELYLADENDKFSDKEFEVTIDGIRRKVAPGGTVVLTPGESICLEPYVYHTFYGREGGGTVMVGEVSDVNDDANDNRFYDEIGRFPTIEEDEPPTHYLCTEYPELKK; this comes from the coding sequence ATGAAACGTTCTGAAATAAATCGCAGTATACTGGACGCCATTGCTCTTTTTGAAAGCATGCAGTTTAAATTGCCGCCATTCGCCCTCTGGTCACCAGAACAATGGCAGCAGGTAGGCGAAGAAGCCCGTGAGATTTTAGATAACGGCCTCGGCTGGGACGTGACTGATTACGGCAAGGGAGACTTCTCAAACACCGGTTTACTGCTCTTTACCATCCGTAATGGCAATTATGGCAACCGTGAGACCTACCCTAAAGGATATGCCGAAAAAATCATGGTGGTGCAGGAAAATCAGATGACCCCCTGGCACTTCCACTGGAATAAGCGGGAAGATATTATCAACCGTGGTGGTGGAGATCTGGTCGTTGAACTTTATCTGGCTGATGAGAATGACAAATTCTCAGATAAGGAGTTTGAAGTAACAATCGATGGCATACGCAGGAAAGTTGCCCCCGGCGGTACTGTGGTGCTCACCCCCGGCGAGTCGATCTGCCTTGAGCCGTACGTGTACCATACCTTTTACGGACGAGAAGGTGGTGGTACCGTGATGGTAGGTGAAGTTTCAGATGTCAACGACGATGCCAACGACAACCGCTTCTATGATGAGATTGGACGCTTTCCCACAATCGAGGAAGATGAGCCACCCACACATTACCTTTGTACCGAATATCCAGAACTGAAGAAATAA
- a CDS encoding ABC transporter ATP-binding protein, translating into MAQVELKEVIKRFGSTQVVHGVNLAIEDNEFIVLVGPSGCGKSTILRMIAGLESISDGEICIDNKPISKMAPKDRNVAMVFQNYALYPHMNVFDNIAFSLKMAKETKDEIKRKVQEAAEILELTPYLHRKPAELSGGQRQRVAMGRAIVRRPSVFLFDEPLSNLDAQLRTQMRMELKKLHLKMQTTTIYVTHDQVEAMTLADKIVILKDGYIQQVGSPVDVFERPANKFVAGFIGNPPINILDGELSGSGGETRVKMGELTLPVPVVPDCATPRSVLVGIRPDAIKRGDAIHRFPEEWRIEVEVIVSEILGGQSLLEFSVGGINMIAELEGRVVARPGEKMELGFDLNRLLFFDPETEEVLK; encoded by the coding sequence ATGGCCCAGGTGGAGTTGAAAGAGGTTATAAAGCGGTTTGGCAGTACCCAGGTTGTTCATGGGGTGAATCTTGCCATTGAAGATAATGAATTCATCGTTCTTGTCGGTCCGTCCGGTTGCGGTAAGTCAACAATTTTACGTATGATTGCCGGGCTTGAGTCTATTAGCGATGGGGAGATCTGTATCGACAACAAGCCGATCAGCAAAATGGCTCCCAAGGATAGAAACGTGGCCATGGTCTTCCAGAACTACGCTCTGTATCCACACATGAACGTCTTTGACAATATCGCCTTTAGCCTGAAGATGGCCAAAGAGACCAAAGACGAGATAAAGAGAAAGGTACAGGAGGCTGCCGAAATTTTGGAGCTGACCCCGTATCTGCATAGAAAACCTGCCGAGCTTTCCGGTGGTCAGCGCCAGCGTGTTGCCATGGGCCGCGCCATTGTACGTCGGCCGAGTGTCTTTCTTTTCGACGAGCCACTGTCAAATCTCGATGCCCAGTTGCGCACCCAGATGCGTATGGAGCTGAAAAAGCTCCACCTGAAGATGCAGACCACCACCATCTATGTCACCCACGATCAGGTGGAGGCGATGACGCTGGCCGATAAGATTGTCATTTTAAAAGACGGCTATATCCAGCAGGTTGGTTCGCCGGTGGACGTTTTTGAACGTCCGGCAAACAAGTTTGTTGCCGGATTTATCGGTAATCCGCCCATAAATATTCTGGATGGTGAGTTAAGCGGCTCAGGTGGTGAGACCCGGGTAAAAATGGGTGAACTGACCTTACCGGTACCTGTTGTACCGGATTGTGCTACCCCCCGGAGTGTTCTGGTTGGTATTCGCCCCGACGCGATCAAGAGAGGGGATGCGATTCATAGATTCCCGGAAGAGTGGCGAATAGAGGTCGAAGTGATTGTATCAGAGATTCTTGGTGGTCAGTCCCTGCTGGAGTTCAGTGTGGGGGGCATTAACATGATCGCCGAGTTAGAAGGTAGAGTTGTTGCTCGTCCAGGTGAAAAGATGGAGTTGGGATTTGATTTGAATCGACTGCTCTTTTTCGACCCGGAAACTGAAGAGGTATTGAAGTAG
- a CDS encoding galactokinase, translated as MIGRLDKLKSKVVSGDLDCDFISLYGREALGEQKQRYLRLLETMLSQRPEAQGLMVSAPGRTELGGNHTDHNHGNVLAAAVDLDCVAAVTPIKDSAIIIDSEGFTEEIRVDLGELQPVVGEEGSARSLVRGMAGMFRAEGGKVGGFHACLHATCRPGTGLSSSAAFSVLVGGILNLLYNDGSFSAEKIAIMAQSAENRYFGKPCGLMDQMSSGVGRITAIDFAMPQAPKIRRIRVPDDLFGYSLVVVDTGGSHVELTPEYAAIPEEMQAAARVLNQPVARGLSVLQVLAAMPEIRQKAGDRAALRLLHCVEENERAVAMAHALERSDFDKFLQLAADSGESSAMLLQNCASQKSTTEQGVLLGLALSKRFCPNGICRVHGGGFAGTIQAYIPARELADYRRRMEHVFGLNSVISVHIGRPGICGIGMDGLEQVWCECEEKNDA; from the coding sequence ATGATTGGTCGCCTGGATAAGTTAAAGTCAAAGGTTGTTTCCGGCGATCTTGATTGTGATTTTATCAGTCTTTATGGCAGGGAAGCCCTTGGTGAGCAGAAGCAACGATATCTCCGGCTTCTTGAAACTATGCTCAGCCAGCGACCGGAAGCACAGGGACTCATGGTCAGTGCCCCGGGCAGAACGGAGCTTGGCGGCAATCACACAGATCATAATCATGGCAATGTCTTGGCTGCTGCGGTCGATCTCGACTGCGTGGCTGCGGTTACTCCGATAAAAGACTCTGCAATTATCATCGATTCAGAAGGGTTTACAGAAGAGATCAGGGTGGATCTCGGTGAGCTGCAGCCGGTTGTTGGTGAGGAGGGCAGCGCACGATCGCTGGTTCGTGGCATGGCTGGCATGTTTCGGGCAGAGGGTGGAAAGGTCGGTGGCTTTCATGCTTGTCTGCATGCCACGTGCAGGCCCGGCACCGGTCTCTCAAGTTCCGCCGCTTTTTCGGTATTGGTGGGGGGGATTCTCAACCTGCTGTACAATGATGGCAGCTTCAGTGCTGAAAAAATTGCCATCATGGCCCAAAGCGCTGAAAATCGCTATTTCGGTAAGCCCTGCGGTTTGATGGACCAGATGAGCAGTGGTGTAGGGCGGATCACCGCCATCGATTTTGCTATGCCGCAGGCTCCGAAGATCAGGCGAATCAGGGTGCCGGATGATCTTTTTGGCTATTCTCTGGTGGTGGTCGATACAGGTGGCAGCCATGTAGAACTTACTCCGGAATACGCAGCTATTCCGGAAGAAATGCAGGCGGCGGCGCGGGTGTTGAACCAGCCGGTGGCCCGTGGTCTGAGCGTACTGCAGGTATTGGCTGCTATGCCGGAAATCCGCCAAAAGGCCGGGGACAGGGCTGCACTCAGGTTGTTGCATTGTGTGGAGGAGAATGAACGCGCTGTAGCCATGGCCCATGCGCTGGAACGTTCTGATTTTGATAAATTTCTGCAGCTCGCGGCAGATTCAGGTGAATCTTCGGCAATGTTACTGCAGAATTGCGCTTCACAGAAGTCAACAACTGAGCAGGGAGTGCTGCTGGGACTTGCGCTGAGTAAAAGATTTTGTCCGAATGGCATCTGCCGGGTGCATGGTGGCGGTTTTGCCGGAACCATACAGGCCTATATTCCTGCCAGGGAACTTGCCGACTACAGACGTCGAATGGAGCATGTCTTTGGCTTAAACAGTGTTATTTCAGTGCACATAGGCCGACCGGGAATCTGTGGTATCGGTATGGACGGGCTTGAGCAGGTCTGGTGTGAGTGCGAAGAGAAGAACGATGCATAG
- a CDS encoding carbohydrate ABC transporter permease produces MMRKISLSTIALYGVLILLAIGYLLPAYLAVVTALKFPADISLPTSWELPPEVNYASFPEALALLKNNIINSVILVISATALSTLLGSLNGYVFSKWKFPGSEVVFTLFLFGMFIPYQVILIPLFQTLRAMNLYGGLPGLILAHVVYGLPITTLIFRNFYAQIPNSLMESASLDGAGFFSIYTKIILPLSIPGFVVTSLWQFTQVWNEFLWGITLTRHADNPITVGLAQLAGGQAVSWNLPMAGSILAALPVLLIYIVLGRYFIRGLLAGSVKE; encoded by the coding sequence ATGATGCGAAAAATTTCTCTCTCCACTATTGCTCTTTATGGTGTGCTGATTCTACTGGCCATCGGTTATCTGCTTCCCGCGTATCTTGCGGTGGTGACAGCTCTGAAATTTCCGGCTGACATCAGCCTGCCAACGTCCTGGGAGTTGCCGCCGGAGGTAAACTACGCCAGTTTTCCGGAAGCATTGGCACTGCTGAAAAATAACATTATCAACTCAGTCATTCTGGTAATCTCTGCCACAGCGCTCTCGACCCTGCTCGGCTCCCTGAATGGTTATGTGTTCTCGAAGTGGAAATTTCCGGGCAGTGAGGTGGTTTTTACCCTTTTCCTGTTCGGGATGTTTATTCCCTATCAGGTTATCCTGATTCCTCTTTTTCAGACGCTACGCGCCATGAATCTGTATGGCGGATTGCCGGGGTTGATTCTGGCCCATGTGGTCTATGGTCTTCCCATTACCACCCTTATCTTCAGGAACTTTTACGCCCAGATTCCAAACTCACTGATGGAGTCCGCTTCCCTTGACGGGGCCGGATTTTTCTCGATTTACACCAAGATTATTCTGCCGCTGTCAATACCGGGCTTTGTGGTCACCTCTCTCTGGCAGTTCACCCAGGTCTGGAACGAATTTCTCTGGGGGATCACTCTTACCAGGCATGCTGACAACCCGATTACTGTCGGTCTAGCACAACTTGCCGGTGGCCAGGCAGTGAGCTGGAACCTGCCCATGGCCGGTTCTATTCTGGCAGCGTTGCCGGTTTTGCTTATCTACATTGTTTTGGGCAGGTATTTTATTCGTGGTTTACTTGCTGGGTCGGTAAAGGAATAA
- a CDS encoding UDP-glucose--hexose-1-phosphate uridylyltransferase: MENAEFLERPHRRFNRLTGEWVLVSPHRAKRPWSGLNEEPEKGKAPRYDPDCYLCPGNVRAEGADNPQYTSTFVFTNDFAALLPEDGTGSASDPDDLLRAEPESGICRVICYSPRHDLTVARMPQEMVLAIVDTWQREYAELGARSDINHVQIFENRGLIMGCSNPHPHGQIWANQTIPTLPAAEDCQQRNYLREKGKCLLCSYLERELTEGERILFANDSFVALVPYWAVWPFETMILPRHHRSSINNLTLTEKNDLAEMMIRLGICYDNLFLSSFPYSMGLHQQPTDGGDHPHWHWHMHYLPPLLRSQTVRKHMVGYELLAMPQRDITPESAAERLRGLSARHYTEKIS; this comes from the coding sequence ATGGAAAACGCTGAATTTCTGGAACGTCCCCACCGCCGTTTCAACAGGCTTACCGGAGAATGGGTTCTGGTCTCTCCGCATAGGGCGAAACGACCCTGGAGTGGCTTGAATGAAGAACCGGAAAAGGGTAAAGCCCCTCGATACGATCCTGATTGCTATCTGTGCCCTGGCAACGTGCGTGCCGAAGGGGCCGATAATCCACAATATACTTCCACCTTTGTTTTCACTAACGATTTTGCGGCGCTGTTGCCTGAAGATGGCACCGGATCCGCTTCAGATCCGGATGACCTTTTGCGGGCCGAGCCTGAAAGCGGTATCTGCCGTGTGATCTGCTATTCTCCCCGCCATGACCTGACCGTTGCCCGGATGCCGCAGGAGATGGTGCTGGCCATTGTTGATACCTGGCAGAGGGAGTACGCGGAACTGGGGGCAAGGTCTGATATCAATCACGTCCAGATTTTCGAGAATCGAGGGTTGATAATGGGCTGCTCAAACCCTCACCCCCACGGACAAATCTGGGCAAACCAGACTATCCCCACTTTGCCTGCAGCCGAGGACTGTCAACAGCGCAACTACCTCCGGGAAAAAGGCAAATGCCTGCTCTGTTCTTACCTGGAGCGTGAATTGACGGAGGGGGAACGTATCCTCTTTGCCAACGATTCTTTTGTGGCACTTGTCCCGTACTGGGCGGTCTGGCCATTTGAGACTATGATTCTGCCAAGACACCACCGCTCGTCTATAAATAATCTGACCCTGACAGAAAAGAATGATCTCGCTGAGATGATGATTCGCCTTGGCATCTGCTACGACAACCTTTTTCTCTCCTCTTTCCCATATTCCATGGGGCTGCATCAGCAACCGACAGATGGTGGAGACCACCCGCATTGGCACTGGCATATGCATTACCTGCCGCCACTGTTGAGATCGCAGACCGTGCGCAAGCACATGGTGGGGTATGAGTTGCTGGCAATGCCGCAACGGGATATTACCCCGGAGTCTGCAGCAGAACGTTTGAGAGGGCTTTCGGCACGTCATTATACGGAGAAGATATCATGA